A stretch of the Capsicum annuum cultivar UCD-10X-F1 chromosome 10, UCD10Xv1.1, whole genome shotgun sequence genome encodes the following:
- the LOC107844143 gene encoding LOW QUALITY PROTEIN: phenolic glucoside malonyltransferase 1 (The sequence of the model RefSeq protein was modified relative to this genomic sequence to represent the inferred CDS: substituted 1 base at 1 genomic stop codon): MYAYVWTCLVKSEYAIREEIIDDNVMEFFICAADCRARLNPPLSQSYFGNXIVAFIARTRHADLSGKEGFTIAVELIGEVIQKRMEDEEWILNGSWFKELDTVHCNRKLTVAGSPKYDLYAADFGWGRPAKYEIVSIHDDDGISMSLSKSKDFDGDLEIGLSLSKTRMNAFAAIFTRGLSFLLQA; encoded by the coding sequence CAATCAGAGAAGAGATCATTGACGACAATGTAATGGAATTCTTCATATGTGCAGCAGATTGTAGAGCGCGACTCAATCCACCACTTTCTCAATCTTATTTCGGTAATTGAATAGTGGCCTTCATTGCAAGAACAAGGCATGCCGACTTATCTGGAAAGGAAGGCTTTACAATTGCCGTGGAATTAATTGGAGAAGTCATTCAGAAAAGGATGGAGGATGAGGAATGGATTCTGAATGGTAGTTGGTTTAAAGAATTGGACACCGTACATTGTAATCGAAAACTTACTGTTGCTGGATCACCAAAGTATGACCTATATGCTGCTGATTTTGGATGGGGAAGGCCCGCGAAGTACGAGATAGTTTCCATTCACGACGATGATGGAATATCGATGTCTCTTAGTAAATCTAAGGACTTTGATGGAGATTTAGAGATTGGCTTGTCTTTATCTAAAACTCGAATGAATGCCTTTGCTGCTATATTCACCCGCGGGCTTAGTTTTCTACTGCAAGCTTGA